In Trichocoleus desertorum NBK24, the following are encoded in one genomic region:
- a CDS encoding ATP-dependent 6-phosphofructokinase, with product MGQKRIGILTSGGDCAGLNAAIRAVVCRAAGTYGWEVLGIRQATQGLMHSPPQAICLELDKVDSLRVAGGTMLGTTNQGDPFAFPMPDGTLCDRSQDIIAGYHQLGLDAIIGIGGDGSMAILRRIAEQGNLNLVAIPKTIDNDVGVTEHSIGFDTAVNTATEALDRLHFTAASHSRVMILEVMGRDAGHIAITAGIAGGADVILIPEIPYTIANICHKIKERQEQGKNYSLVIVSEAVRTEAGDPVVITNRLGQCRYGGIGDYLADRICDCSGAETRVTVLGHVQRGGTPSPLDRLVASAFGVAAVDLIAEEKYDHMVTWQNRQVVSVPISEAIAHYQAVNPSGTLVKTARGLGIYLGD from the coding sequence ATGGGACAGAAGCGGATTGGAATTCTGACGAGTGGAGGCGATTGTGCTGGACTCAATGCTGCCATCCGAGCGGTGGTGTGTAGAGCAGCAGGTACTTACGGTTGGGAGGTGCTAGGGATTCGGCAAGCGACCCAAGGGCTGATGCACAGCCCACCCCAGGCAATTTGCTTAGAACTAGACAAGGTTGACTCTCTGCGAGTTGCGGGTGGCACGATGCTCGGCACCACCAATCAAGGCGATCCCTTTGCCTTTCCCATGCCCGACGGCACCCTTTGCGATCGCTCGCAAGACATTATTGCTGGCTACCATCAGCTCGGTCTAGATGCCATCATCGGCATTGGGGGTGATGGGAGTATGGCAATTCTGCGGCGCATTGCCGAACAAGGCAACCTGAACCTGGTGGCGATCCCCAAAACTATTGACAACGATGTGGGTGTGACCGAGCACTCAATTGGCTTTGACACTGCCGTCAATACCGCGACCGAAGCTCTCGATCGCCTGCATTTTACAGCCGCTAGTCATAGCCGCGTCATGATTCTAGAAGTGATGGGTCGTGATGCAGGCCATATTGCCATTACCGCAGGCATTGCGGGTGGTGCCGACGTGATCTTGATTCCCGAAATTCCCTACACCATCGCTAACATCTGCCACAAAATTAAGGAGCGCCAAGAGCAAGGTAAAAACTATTCGCTGGTGATCGTCTCGGAAGCGGTGCGGACGGAGGCAGGAGACCCAGTCGTGATCACCAATCGCCTGGGCCAGTGCCGTTACGGGGGAATTGGTGACTACTTAGCCGATCGCATTTGTGACTGTAGTGGGGCTGAAACTCGTGTGACAGTGCTGGGTCATGTGCAGCGGGGAGGAACACCTTCGCCACTCGATCGCCTGGTCGCATCAGCCTTTGGTGTAGCTGCGGTCGATCTGATTGCTGAGGAGAAATATGATCACATGGTCACTTGGCAGAACCGTCAGGTCGTCAGTGTTCCCATTAGTGAGGCGATCGCGCACTACCAAGCCGTAAACCCTAGCGGCACCTTAGTCAAAACTGCGCGGGGCTTAGGCATTTACCTGGGCGATTAA
- a CDS encoding mechanosensitive ion channel, whose amino-acid sequence MDRTWQEITQIVSASVPIPQLNWLLAQAPANSPTTTAPQAAPGAYSTGADGFLQGIGLSLGTAIPSLIKALIILVVGLLIAALVAAVVRGILNRTDIDNKLAERITRHQAGTRPPRVEKWVGDAVFWLITIFTVVAFLQALNLTAVSQPLNTFLDQILRFLPKLAGAGILLAIAWAIATVVKLIVTQGLHAFGLDARLGEQINEPPNDPDPLEASSTTRPIAPPPTDPPFSLSETIGNALYWFIFLLFLPAILNTLELQGTLQPVQQLLNEILAVLPNILAAVLIGAAGWLIAQVVRRIVTNLLAAAGTDRVGTRFGLRGTAGGQSLSWIIGTIVYVLILIPTAIAALNALRIDAISQPAISMLTQILNAIPQIFTAALILAIAYAIGKFVADLVTNILTSLGFNNIFYWLGLQSTPYSAPPAPLAGESPVIQELGQVSPTTPRTRTPSEVAGIITLVGILLFATVAATNVLNFAALTAIVAGLLLVFGRILSGLVVFAIGLYLANLAFNLITSSGNSQARILGQTARIAIIAFVSAMALQQMGIAPNIVNLAFGLLLGAIAVAIALAFGLGGREIAAQQTREWLDSFKSKR is encoded by the coding sequence ATGGATAGAACTTGGCAAGAAATTACACAAATCGTCAGCGCGTCTGTGCCCATACCGCAACTTAACTGGCTGTTGGCACAGGCTCCAGCAAATTCTCCTACAACTACAGCACCACAAGCAGCCCCAGGAGCTTATTCGACCGGGGCAGATGGTTTTCTGCAAGGAATCGGCCTCAGTTTGGGCACTGCGATTCCGAGCTTAATTAAAGCTCTGATTATTTTGGTGGTGGGGCTACTCATTGCGGCATTGGTCGCAGCGGTAGTCCGAGGTATATTGAACCGGACAGATATAGACAATAAGTTAGCCGAGCGCATCACTCGTCACCAAGCGGGAACGCGGCCACCGAGGGTGGAAAAATGGGTGGGGGATGCCGTTTTTTGGCTAATTACCATTTTCACGGTGGTGGCCTTTTTACAGGCGCTCAACCTAACTGCGGTTTCTCAACCTCTCAACACGTTCCTCGACCAAATTCTGCGCTTCTTGCCTAAACTGGCAGGGGCTGGGATTTTGTTAGCGATCGCCTGGGCCATTGCCACAGTAGTCAAGCTGATTGTGACGCAGGGGCTCCATGCATTTGGCTTAGATGCACGGTTGGGTGAGCAAATCAATGAACCGCCGAATGACCCTGATCCACTAGAAGCCTCTAGTACAACTCGACCCATTGCACCGCCACCGACAGACCCGCCATTTTCGTTAAGTGAAACGATTGGCAATGCGCTGTATTGGTTTATTTTTCTGCTGTTCCTCCCAGCGATCCTAAATACGCTGGAGTTACAGGGAACGCTGCAACCCGTACAACAGCTACTGAATGAGATTTTGGCAGTTCTGCCGAATATCTTGGCAGCAGTGTTGATCGGAGCGGCAGGTTGGCTGATTGCTCAAGTGGTGCGTCGCATCGTGACCAACTTGCTCGCCGCCGCAGGGACTGATCGCGTTGGTACCCGCTTTGGGCTAAGGGGTACAGCAGGCGGCCAATCTCTCTCTTGGATTATTGGCACGATTGTCTATGTTTTAATTCTGATTCCAACGGCGATCGCGGCTTTGAATGCGCTGCGGATTGATGCGATTTCTCAGCCAGCAATTTCGATGCTGACTCAGATCCTCAATGCCATCCCGCAGATTTTTACGGCAGCCTTGATTCTGGCGATCGCTTATGCAATTGGAAAATTTGTAGCTGACTTGGTCACGAATATTTTGACCAGTCTGGGCTTCAACAATATTTTCTACTGGTTGGGTCTACAATCAACTCCCTACTCGGCTCCCCCTGCGCCTCTAGCGGGTGAGTCCCCTGTGATTCAGGAGCTGGGTCAGGTTAGCCCCACGACTCCCAGAACTCGCACTCCTTCTGAGGTGGCTGGCATCATCACCTTGGTTGGGATTCTCCTATTTGCGACTGTAGCCGCTACGAATGTGCTGAATTTCGCAGCTCTAACTGCGATCGTGGCTGGGTTACTGTTGGTATTTGGGCGGATTCTGTCTGGTTTGGTAGTGTTTGCGATCGGTTTGTATTTGGCAAATCTCGCGTTCAACCTCATTACTAGCTCTGGCAACTCCCAAGCTAGAATTTTGGGCCAGACGGCACGAATTGCCATTATCGCTTTCGTTTCAGCAATGGCACTCCAGCAAATGGGTATCGCGCCGAATATCGTCAATTTGGCGTTTGGTCTGTTGCTAGGCGCTATTGCCGTAGCGATCGCGTTGGCCTTCGGCTTGGGTGGTCGAGAAATCGCGGCCCAACAAACCAGAGAATGGTTAGACTCGTTCAAGTCAAAACGCTAA
- the era gene encoding GTPase Era yields MSELSDQWSIPVAPEGFKSGFVGIIGRPNVGKSTLMNYLVGQKIAITSPVAQTTRNRLLGILTTPDSQFIFVDTPGIHKPHHQLGEVLVKNAQIAIHSVDVVLFVVDSSVDAGGGDRYIAELMSKTETPVILGLNKSDQQPAETEVLDASYRALAEPYGWPIAKFSALTGEGLEPLQTLLGDRLEPGPYYYPPDLVTDQPERFIMGELIREQILLLTREEVPHSVAISIDRVEEEPTITRLLATIHVERQSQKGIVIGKGGSMLKAIGSAAREQMQKLIAGKVYLELFVKVQPKWRQSRTRLAELGYRVEE; encoded by the coding sequence ATGTCAGAGCTATCAGATCAGTGGAGCATTCCAGTTGCGCCAGAAGGCTTTAAATCAGGCTTTGTGGGCATCATTGGCCGTCCCAATGTCGGCAAGTCAACCTTGATGAATTATTTAGTGGGACAAAAGATTGCCATTACATCGCCTGTAGCCCAAACGACCCGTAATCGGCTTTTAGGAATTTTGACTACGCCAGATAGTCAGTTTATTTTTGTGGATACTCCCGGCATTCACAAACCCCACCACCAACTAGGGGAAGTTTTGGTCAAGAATGCTCAGATTGCCATTCACTCGGTCGATGTGGTGCTGTTTGTGGTTGATAGCTCCGTCGATGCGGGTGGAGGCGATCGCTACATTGCTGAGTTAATGAGCAAAACCGAAACTCCAGTGATTTTGGGCTTGAACAAAAGTGACCAACAGCCTGCTGAGACAGAAGTGCTAGATGCCAGTTATCGCGCCTTGGCAGAACCTTACGGTTGGCCGATCGCTAAATTCTCAGCTCTGACGGGTGAAGGCTTAGAACCGCTACAAACTTTATTGGGCGATCGCCTGGAACCTGGCCCCTACTACTACCCACCCGATCTCGTCACAGACCAGCCAGAACGCTTCATCATGGGCGAACTGATCCGGGAGCAAATTTTGCTTCTGACTCGCGAGGAAGTGCCCCACTCAGTCGCGATCTCGATTGACCGAGTCGAAGAAGAACCAACCATTACTCGCTTGCTGGCAACCATTCATGTAGAGCGGCAATCGCAAAAAGGTATCGTCATTGGTAAAGGTGGCAGCATGCTGAAGGCGATCGGCAGTGCGGCCCGTGAGCAAATGCAGAAATTAATTGCAGGTAAGGTGTACCTAGAGTTGTTTGTGAAAGTGCAACCGAAGTGGCGGCAATCGCGCACTCGCCTTGCAGAATTAGGCTATCGGGTGGAGGAATAG
- a CDS encoding SRPBCC family protein — protein sequence MPLQQSFEQSIQINASATAVERCITDLNLMHRWLNPALRCESVGEWSTDVGSRSRFIIQIPFLQPALNSVVAAREPGLVVWEFDGFFHGRDRWECNPNDRGTYLLNRFEFEIPNSLIRFGFNTFAASWTQEDMQAQLRRLKRVAEELHRKLHT from the coding sequence ATGCCATTGCAGCAGAGTTTCGAGCAGTCTATTCAAATCAATGCTAGTGCCACCGCTGTAGAGCGCTGCATTACAGACCTAAACTTAATGCATCGTTGGTTAAATCCAGCTTTGCGGTGCGAATCTGTAGGCGAGTGGAGTACCGATGTGGGTAGTCGCAGCCGTTTTATTATTCAGATTCCGTTTTTGCAGCCTGCGTTGAATAGTGTAGTGGCCGCCAGAGAACCAGGCTTGGTGGTTTGGGAGTTCGATGGCTTCTTTCACGGGCGCGATCGCTGGGAGTGCAACCCCAATGATCGAGGCACCTACCTGCTCAACCGCTTTGAGTTCGAAATCCCTAACTCCCTCATCCGCTTCGGGTTCAATACCTTCGCTGCTAGCTGGACGCAAGAAGATATGCAAGCTCAGCTACGCCGCCTGAAGCGAGTCGCAGAGGAACTGCACCGAAAACTGCACACTTGA